The DNA sequence CTGCGCAGCTAAAGCATCTACTTTGGCCATGacatctttttttctttcttcgtTTAGAGGTTCTCCGTGAACAGAAGTGCATTTTTCGAAAACTCTTTCAACAGCACCTTTTAATAAGCATTGAACGTGTACATCCTTTCCATCGTCTGGAATAAACTTATAAGCGATGGACATTCTTTTTACAGTTGAATCGAATGGATGTTCGATAATTTGTTCATAACGACCTCTTGAACCGGCAATAGGTGGTCTACCACTATGTCCTGATCTTACTGAATCAGGTCTATGAGGATTTTGAGGTCTTGAATGTGTTAAGAAAGGTTTACCATGACCTAATTTATGTGCTGCAACTTGCAAAGCAATTTCAGTTGGATCTCCGTGAGCGTCCCATTGATCTTCGCTACCTTTAGGTCTAGTTAATGTAGCTTGATTACAAAGTGATGCACAAAGTgctaaatcttttaatccagattctaattcatctacaTGAATAACTTGTTCTTGTAAATTGAGCTCTTCAGCATCGGGATCAGGTTCAGCAACTGTATCGGCGGAAGATTTTCGTTGTGGTTTTCTCTTTAAATCGAGTACAGCTCCACCAGGTGAGATTTCTTCTCTGTCAGATCGAACTTCACCACGAGGGTAGAAGGGATCAGATCCAGTCTCAAATGAATAGGCTTGTCCACGTCTAGTATTTAAAGGAGCGGACTCGTTGGATCGTGGATCGAGTGCAGGAACCCAGAATTTTCGTACAACCATTCGACCAACAGTGAGAGTACCTGTCTATGATAATCAGGTGAGTAAATTTCACAGGGTGACGACTGAGAAAGCGGTACTTACTTTGTCGGAGCATACGTTTTCTACACCAGCTAATGCTTCGATAGCATCCATTCTTCTGACCAAAGCATTTCTTTGAGCGAGATCCGTAGAAGCTCTGGCTAATGTCAAACTAACAACCGCGATCAATGAAGCTGGCAAAATTGatacagcagcagcaacagcatATGTGGCGACAGATAAAGGAACATTCTTGAAACCAGTCGAAGCGACTACGATGATCGCAATAACAATCGCACAACCAAGTAGAAAATAAGCGAGTTTGttcaatctatcatcaaTCCTAGTGATTAGCACGATACACAATTTCcatcattcattcaaataCGACTTACTTGATTTGTAAAGGTGTGGTTTCAGCAACTCCCATAACTACCTTGAATTTATACCAGTAAGCAGCAAATCCAGTTTCGGTCTTTTTTGCCTTTGATTCAAGTGCTTGTGCGATTTTACCGATTTCAGTGTTCATTCCAGTTGAGGTGATAATTACCCGAGCTCGACCTTTGGTAACTTGAGCACCTGAGAAGACCATACTGAGACGGTCACTATAAAGAATTGATTTATGTCAATCTATGAATCTATTTTGCCTCATCATATGTTACTTACCCAACGGGACAATCCTCCTCATCTATAGGGTCGGATTGTTTCGCAACAGGTAGCGATTCACCTATAGAACTAATTAGCAAGGAATATTTCACACGGCCATAGCTTGTCAACTATACTAACCAGTCAAGAAAGCCTCATCACATTCCAAATTACTGCAGTGTCCTTCAATGACACGTCCATCTGCAGGTACAATATCACCATTTTTCAGTAATACTAAATCACCTGGAACAACCTCTTCAACAGCGATAACTTTAGTCGAGCTGTCTCCACCACCAGCTGAACGAATGACGGTAGCTTGAGGAGCACCAACGGATTCAAGACTTGCGACAGTCTGCGATCGGAAATTTACGTTATCAGAATTTGATTCCTCTAGTCATTTCGAACGGAATCTATACTGAaaatactcaccttttctGCCTGCCATTCGGTGTATGTTCCAACTGTAACATTCAAAATTACCAAAGCTCCAATAACACCACCACTGATGTAATCCATTGTGCCAAAAGAAGTAGCCATCGCAGCGACTATTCAGAGAATAGCATACATTAGCATTTCGAATTTGTTTCGGTGGATAATGAAATGCCAAACAACTTACTCAAAATGACCGTCATGGCATTACCAATTTGTCTAAGtataatattgattatactaggttttttaggtggtttcAACCTATTTGGACCATACTGTTCAAACCTTTTCTTGgcatcttgttcatcaagTCCCTTCGATGTATTTCCATTTAAAGCATCTACAacttttgatgaaggtgctGTATGTGGTTTAAAAGGTAATGATTGTGATGTAGCTGTAGCACCTGTATCAGCTCTTGAGAATCCTTTCTCAGCATTATCATGTCCATTTGTGTTTGTTGTATATTTCTCAGTTGTCATGATAtatttcttgttcttgatttatcgaagaaaagaaagaaagcaaagaagaagagggagaaCCCCTCTTTTCACGATCAATTTCATATCTTATATATCATATCGCTTGAAaaattctgattctgatgtGAAGAAGCATTACGAGTAGTCATTAGTGATCACACATAGAGAGAGTCCGGACCGATGAGATATGTGTAAAAAAGCGGTCATACTTGTAAGATTTTATACTATGCCAAGAAGCCAAGTTTTCTTAGGTATATAATCATAAGGTGGATATAATAAGCCGAACCATCATTGCCTCGGAATTTTCGCCACATATATTTCTCGTGTAAAGAAGTTTAACCTTGATTGTGGAAAAATAGATAAGGACTTATCTTGGCAATAACTGCGTAAAATGTCTATCAAGCGATAAATCACTGTAAAGGACTGGGAACTACCGTAAGACTGATCTAGATCGGAGATAGGGGGTTTGGGTTTTTCTGAATTCCGATTCTTGGCATTTATTGGCGTTCAACTGTAtgatgttgttcttcttcagggATGGATAGATCATGAATAGAACGGGGCCCTTATTGCCTAATTAGCGGCAGTTGTACACCTATGGTCAGGAGAATAAAGATTAAAAGATGGCGACGACGGTCTTGGCAATGACGAAGTCACTCCTTGGCATGATGAGAACCCAATCGAACGGCCGCCCTTTAAAAATCAGTCTCATTAGGATTTCCAGGCTTGCCCGGATTGACCGGATATCAGGCTTACAGCGAGCGGAAGTCGCCGCTTGTCTGTTTACTCTCACCTCCGCTCGGAACTGATCAACATTCGCCGGGATTGACAATGTTGATGGAAGCAAAGTCAACATGACAGCCCAATGATCATCTTATTGAAAGTACATTTGGACTCATCTATATTCTTTTGTCATCTTATTGTGCACCAATTATTCCACCACGATGTGCATCTACCCGTAGTCTATCAAGATTAAGCGAGGGTATCTTTGGAGAAATACTCAAACCT is a window from the Kwoniella dendrophila CBS 6074 chromosome 6, complete sequence genome containing:
- a CDS encoding potassium/sodium efflux P-type ATPase, fungal-type, with the protein product MTTEKYTTNTNGHDNAEKGFSRADTGATATSQSLPFKPHTAPSSKVVDALNGNTSKGLDEQDAKKRFEQYGPNRLKPPKKPSIINIILRQIGNAMTVILIAAMATSFGTMDYISGGVIGALVILNVTVGTYTEWQAEKTVASLESVGAPQATVIRSAGGGDSSTKVIAVEEVVPGDLVLLKNGDIVPADGRVIEGHCSNLECDEAFLTGESLPVAKQSDPIDEEDCPVGDRLSMVFSGAQVTKGRARVIITSTGMNTEIGKIAQALESKAKKTETGFAAYWYKFKVVMGVAETTPLQIKLNKLAYFLLGCAIVIAIIVVASTGFKNVPLSVATYAVAAAVSILPASLIAVVSLTLARASTDLAQRNALVRRMDAIEALAGVENVCSDKTGTLTVGRMVVRKFWVPALDPRSNESAPLNTRRGQAYSFETGSDPFYPRGEVRSDREEISPGGAVLDLKRKPQRKSSADTVAEPDPDAEELNLQEQVIHVDELESGLKDLALCASLCNQATLTRPKGSEDQWDAHGDPTEIALQVAAHKLGHGKPFLTHSRPQNPHRPDSVRSGHSGRPPIAGSRGRYEQIIEHPFDSTVKRMSIAYKFIPDDGKDVHVQCLLKGAVERVFEKCTSVHGEPLNEERKKDVMAKVDALAAQGLRVLALCGKKLPGKSIEQVKTMPRDEFENDFTFLGLAGIFDPPRKESPGAVADCLRAGITPRMLTGDHPATATAIALNIGILEKAYSKDAVMTGQQFDALSEDEIDKLPELPLVVARCAPETKVRMVDAIHRRGQKTVMTGDGVNDSPALKRADVGVGMGTGSDVAKQSSRIVLSDDNFSTIIRAIRKGRSVFKNLSKFLLYLLSGNLAEIIVLMIGLAFKDENGQSVFPLSAVAALWINTLAAGPPALALGLEPTALDAMDQSPHAFHQIFTLEFYIDLVFYGILMGALSLANFVIVLWGYFPGDLGRYCNETDSEICNPVFQARATCFATLVIMLMIHGLECKHFTKGIMQVNLRDNKILLWSVLVLALGTFPVVYIPVINDRVFLHGSLKWEWGIVFGMILVYLGCTESYKWGKRVYFRRTHVEEPKRGPSDKTLRMENTIAPA